The DNA window GGCGGGAAGTTCTGTATCCAGCTCAAGCCCACGGCAACCGACGAGCGGCCCCCGCAAGGACTGGAACAGGTCGAGTTCCTGGTCAGCGCCAACCCTGGGCAACCGCCCCGCCCCCTGGCCAAGGTGGCTTCGGGGGGTGAACTGTCGCGCATCAGCCTGGCGATCCAGGTGATCACTGCCCAGACCTCGCGTACGCCGACACTGGTCTTCGATGAAGTGGACGTCGGCATCGGTGGCCCGACCGCGGAAGTCGTCGGCCTGCTGCTACGCCGCCTGGGCGAGCGCGGGCAGGTCCTGACCGTCACCCACCTGCCCCAGGTCGCAGCCCAGGGCCATCACCACCTGTTCGTGCACAAGGCGCGTGGCCAGGATGAAACCCGTACCGCTGTCAGCAGCCTGCTGGACGACAGTCGTATCGAAGAGATCGCCCGCATGCTCGGCGGCGTGGAACTGACGGAGCAATCCCTCGCACATGCCCGGCAGATGGTAGAAGCCGCACAGTTGTAACCACGCAAAGACACCTGGCGGCTATCGCACCAGCATTTCCTGCACACGAAAAAAAGCCACCCGAAGGTGGCTTAAAAGGAAAGAGAGTATTGCTTAGCCGGCTGCAACCGGACGCATATAAGAAATGGGCGCGGTTTCAGGGTCGTCGAAGGTGACCAGCTCCCAGGCATCCTCTTGCTCCATCAGCGAGCGCAGCAGGCGGTTATTCAACGCATGCCCCGACTTATAGCCACGGAACTCGCCGATCAGGCTGGTCCCCAGGAGGTAAAGGTCGCCAATGGCATCGAGTATCTTGTGTTTGACGAATTCGTCCTCGTAACGCAGGCCGTCCTCGTTAAGCACTTGATCGTCATCGACAACGATGGCGTTTTCCACACTGCCGCCGCGAGCCAGGTTATGCGAACGCAGGAATTCCAGGTCGCGGGTGAACCCGAAGGTCCTGGCACGACTGACTTCCTTGACGAAGGAAGTACTGGAGAAATCCACGCTGGCAGTCTGGGTACGACCGCGGAAGACCGGATGATCGAAGTCGATCTCGAAACTGACCTTGAAACCCTCGAACGGCAGGAAGGTAGCGCGCTTGTCGCCATCCACCACCGTCACTTCCCGCTTGATGCGGATGAACTTCTTATGGGCGTCCTGCTCTTGCAGGCCTGCCGATTGAATCAGGAACACGAAGGGGCCGGCGCTGCCGTCCATGATCGGCACTTCGGAGGCGGAAAGCTCGACATAGGCATTGTCGATGCCCAATCCGGCCATGGCCGAAAGCAGATGCTCCACTGTGTCGACCTTGACATCACCGCTGACCAGCGTCGTAGACATGGTCGTTTCCCCGACATTCAGCGCGAGCGCGCGAATCTCCACGGGAGGCACGAGATCGGTGCGGCAGAACACGATACCGCTGTCGATCGGTGCAGGCTTCAGGGTCAGGTAGACCTTTTCCCCCGAGTGCAAGCCGACGCCAGTAGCGCGGATGGTGTTCTTCAGTGTGCGTTGTCTGATCATGGCTTGGTTCGCTGTATCCGCTGCGAATGGCTTTCAGTAAAGGGCTGCGATGATAGCAGAAGCCCTGTTTGCTGAATACCGATCACACCTATCCCCTCGATAAACTGATTCAATCGGCCTGACGACGCAGGAACGCTGGAATGTCCAGGTAATCCAGGTCTTCCTGCGGGTTCAGGCGGGCTGCGGTCGCGGCAGCCTGTGCCTGGTTGCGCATGACGGTCGGACGCTCCAGTTCGCGGTAGTTGACCGCAGCCTGCTCGTTACGCGCCGGAATCACGGCAGCCGCGACGCTCGGGGCGCTCAGGGTGTTGTCGACCACCTTGACCGGCTTCTCGCCACGCGGGCCGAGGCCAGTGGCAACCACGGTGACATGCAGTTCGTCGCTCATGTCCGGATCGATCACGGCACCGACCTTGACGGTGGCTTCGTCGGACGCGAAGGCTTCGATGATCTCGCCCACTGCGGCGTACTCGCCCAGGGACAGGTCGAAACCGGCAGTGATGTTGACCAGGATGCCGCGAGCGCCCTGCAGGTTGACGTCTTCCAGCAGCGGGTTGCGGATCGCCGCCTCGGTCGCTTCACGGGCACGGTTCGGCCCGGTGGAGCAGCCAGTACCCATCATGGCCATGCCCATCTCGCCCATGACGGTCTTGACGTCGGCGAAGTCGACGTTCATCAGGCCGGGACGTTGCATGATGTCGGAGATGCCACGCACGGCGCCGGACAATACGTCGTCCGCCTTGGCGAAGGCCGACAGCAGGCTGGCGTCCTTGCCGAGGATGGTCAGCAGCTTCTCGTTGGGGATGGTGATCAGCGAGTCGACGCACTCGGACAGCGCACGGATACCTTCATCGGCGACCTGCATACGGCGGCGGCCTTCGAAGGGGAACGGACGGGTGACCACGGCCACGGTCAGGATGCCCATTTCCTTGGCGACCGACGCGATCACCGGCGCAGCGCCGGTACCGGTACCGCCACCCATGCCCGTGGTGATAAAGACCATGTCGGCGCCTTCCAGCACTTCAGCGATGCGCTCGCGGTCTTCGGTAGCGGCCTGGCGACCGATTTCCGGGTTGGTGCCGGCACCCAGGCCCTTGGTGATGGAAGAACCGAGTTGCAGCACCGTGCGCGCCTCGACCTTCTTCAGCGCCTGGGCATCGGTATTGGCGCAGATGAACTCAACGCCTTCGACGTTGTTGCGCACCATGTGATTGACTGCGTTGCCACCGCCACCACCGACACCGATGACTTTGATGACCGCGTTTTGCGGGGTGTGATCGACCAGTTCAAACATTTTCTCTCTCCTTCCAACTTTCTAGTTTTGTGTTACAGCTGCACTGCATTGCTCAGAAATTGCCCTGGACCCAGCTTTTCAGCCGCTCCAGAACGGATGTCTTGTTCTCTTCCGTCGTCCCGCTGCCAGCGGATGGCGTGCCGTCCGTCTGCTTCTGCAAGCCGTAGAGCAACAGGCCGACAGCGGTCGAATAGATCGGGTTGCGCACCACGTCGGCCAGCCCTTTGAAGCGATGAGGCGAACCCAGGCGTACCGGCATATGGAAGATTTCCTCGGCCAGTTCCACGGCACCTTCCATCTTCGATGTACCACCGGTCAGGACAATGCCGGCGGGCACCAGATCTTCGTAGCCGCTGCGACGCAGTTCGGCCTGGATCAGGGTGAACAGTTCGTCGTAACGCGGCTCCACCACCTCGGCCAGCGCTTGGCGCGACAGCTCGCGCGGCGGACGGTCGCCAACGCTCGGCACCTTGATGGTTTCGCCGGCGCCCGCCAGCTTGGCCAGGGCGCAGGCATAGCGAATCTTGATTTCCTCGGCGTACTGGGTCGGCGTACGCAGGGCCATGGCGATGTCATTGGTGACCTGGTCGCCCGCGATCGGGATCACCGCAGTATGGCGAATGGCGCCTTCGGTGAAGATGCAGATATCCGTGGTGCCACCGCCGATGTCCACCAGGCACACGCCCAGTTCCTTCTCGTCATCGGTCAGCACCGCGTGGGCCGAGGCCAGTTGTTCGAGAATGATGTCGTCGACTTCCAGCCCACAGCGACGCACGCATTTCTCGACGTTCTGCGCGGCGTTCACCGCACAGGTCACCACGTGCACCTTGGCTTCCAGGCGCACGCCGGACATGCCCAGTGGCTCGCGCACGCCTTCCTGGTTATCGATGACGTAGTCCTGCGGCAGGGTGTGCAGCACGCGCTGGTCAGCCGGAATCGCCACGGCCTGGGCTGCGTCCAGGACACGTTCCAGGTCCGCACCGCTCACTTCGCGATCACGGATCGCCACGATGCCATGGGAGTTCAGGCTGCGCACATGGTTGCCCGCCAGGCCGACGAAAGCCGAGTGGATACGGCAGCCCGCCATCAACTGGGCCTCTTCGACCGCCCGCTGGATGGATTGCACGGTGGACTCGATATTCACCACGACGCCCTTTTTCAGGCCGCGCGACGGATGGGTACCGATACCCACGATTTCCAGTTCGCCATCCCCCGACACTTCACCCACCAGGGCAACGACCTTGGAGGTGCCGATATCGAGTCCGACGATCATCTTGCCACTCTGCACGCTGGACATTCTCTTTCGTTCCTCAATTCTTCACGGCGGCGGTCAACTCGTCCGCCAGGTGGACCGGTTCGCGCCAGGCCACGGCCAGGCCGTTGGCATAGCGCAGGTCGATCCGGGCAATTTTCTCACTCTGCGGCGCCAGTTCCTGCTGATAGATGGCGGTGAAACGACGCATCTTCTCGACGATATGATCCCGTCCCAGCAACAGCTCCAACCCCTGGTTGGTGCTGAGGAACCAACTGCCCCGCTCGCGCAACTCCAGACGCTGGATGGAAAAGCCGAGAGGCCGCAACATCTGGCTAAGCATTTGATATTGCTGCATGACTTTCTGTTCAGCGCGCTTGGGACCATGCAACTGTGGCAAGTGTTCATAATGTGTCAGGTCATTTGGCGAAAAAGCCTGTCCACGGTTGTTCAGCAGCGCCTCGTCGCCCCAACGCGCGATGGGCAGATGCTCCTGAAGACGCAGCGCAACCTGGTCCGGCCAGACGCGGCGGACTTCCACATGGGAGATCCAGGGCATCTCTTCGAGGTTGCTGCGCAGGCCATTCAGGTCGACCTTGAAGAAACTTGCCTCGACGAAGGGCGCGATACGCTGCTGTATCGCCTGCTGGCTGATATAGCTCATGTCGCCCTGCACACTGACCTTGGCGATGGGCCGGTCGGCATAGGGCATCAGGCGTACGCCCAGTTCATACAGGCTGACCAGCAGGCCAACCAGCAGCAACGGCCAGAGCAGGCGCTTGAGCCCGCTCAGATCGACACGCGGCAGGCGCGCACCCAGCGGCTTCGGCTCGACCAGCCGACTGGCGCCACGAGGCGACGGCTTGCGAGCTCCGGCTGGCTGAGTGTGACGCAGCGTGGCGATCATGGCGTCAGGCCTCCACTTCCAGGCTTTCATCGAGGATGGCCAGCACCAGTTGCTGGAAATCCAGCCCGGCGGCACGGGCCGCCATCGGCACCAGACTGTGGTCGGTCATGCCCGGCACGGTATTCACTTCCAGCAGCCAGAAGCGCCCGTCGGCGTCCTGCATCACATCGGCACGGGCCCAGCCCTTGATGCCGACGGCTTCGCAGGCGCGCGCGGTCAGTTCCTTGAGTTCCTGTTCCTTGTCGGCGTCCAGGCCACAGGGAATGCGGTACTGGGTGTCGGAGGCCAGGTACTTGGCGTCGTAGTCGTAGAAGCTGTGCGGCGTGCCCAGGCCGATCGGTGGCAGCACCTGGCCACGCAGGGTGGCGATGGTGAACTCCGGCCCCTGGATCCATTGCTCCACCAGCACCTGCGAGTCGAAACCGCTGGCGGCACGCCAGGCCTCGACCAGTCCAGGCAGGTCGTCCACCTTGGCCATGCCGATGCTGGAGCCTTCGTGGGCCGGCTTGACGATCAGCGGGAAACCGAGCGCCTGCGCAGCCGCGCGGCAGTCCGCCTCGCTGGCCAGCACGGCATGGCGCGGTGTGGACAGGCCCAGGCTCTGCCAGACCTGCTTGGTGCGCAGCTTGTCCATCGCCAGGGCCGAGGCGAGGATGCCACTGCCGGTATAGGGAATTCCGGCGCACTCCAGCAGCCCTTGCATGCTGCCGTCCTCGCCACCGCGGCCATGCAGCACGATGAAAGCACGGTCGATACGCTCGCTGACCAGACGCTGCAGGAAGTCGTCGCCAACGTCGATGCCGAAGGCGTCGACACCGGCCGAGCGCAACGCGTCCAGCACTGCAGCCCCGGATTTCAGGGAAACCTCGCGCTCGGCACTGCGACCGCCGAACAGCACGGCGACACGGCCAAAGGCGCGTGGGTCACGGGTCGATTGCAGGGCGCTCATTGGGCTTTCCTCTTGAACAGCGGACTTTTGATCAGTTGTGGTGCGAGACCACCAATGTCGCCGGCGCCCTGGCAGAGCAGGATGTCGCCTGGCCGCAGCAGCGGCTTGACCAGCGGCGCCAGCTCGACGTCACGCTCGATATAGATAGGGTCCAGTTGCCCACGCTGACGGATGCTGTGGCACAGGTGACGGCTGTCGGCACCGGGAATCGGCTCCTCGCCGGCCGGGTAGACTTCCATCAGCAGCAACACGTTGGCATCGGCCAGCACCTGCACGAAGTCTTCGTAGAGGTCGCGGGTACGGGTAAAGCGGTGCGGCTGGTACACCATCACCAGGCGCCGCTCCGGCCAACCGCCACGGACGGCCTTGATCACCGCCGCCACTTCGCGCGGGTGATGGCCGTAGTCGTCTACCAGCATCACGTTGCCGCCCTCGACTTCCAGCTCGCCATAGACCTGGAAACGCCGACCGACGCCTTCGAAGCCCGACAGCCCTTGCAGGATGGCATCGTCGCTGATGCCTTCGTCGGTGGCGATGGCAATGGTCGCCAGGGCATTCAGGACGTTGTGGTTGCCCGGCATGTTCACCGACACCGCCATCGGCTCGCGGCCCTGGCGCAGCACGGTGAAGTGGGTGCGCATGCCTTCCTGGCGGATGTCCACCGCACGCACGTCGGCATCTTCGCTGGTGCCGTAGGTGGTGGTCGGGCGGGCGATCTGCGGCAGGATCTCGCGCACCACCGGATCGTCCACACAAAGCACGGCCAGGCCGTAGAACGGCAGGTTGTGCAGGAACTCGATGAAGGTTTTCTTCAGCTTGCCGAAGTCGCCGCCATAGGTGCTCATATGGTCGGCGTCGATGTTGGTCACCACCGACACCATCGGTTGCAGGTGCAGGAAGCTGGCGTCGCTCTCGTCGGCTTCGGCGATCAGGTAGCGGCTCTCGCCCAGCTTGGCGTTAGTGCCGGCGGCAGTCAGGCGGCCACCGATGACGAAGGTCGGGTCCAGGCCACCCGCGGCGAACACCGAGGCCAGCAGGCTGGTGGTGGTGGTCTTGCCATGGGTGCCGGCGACCGCGATGCCATGCCGGTAGCGCATCAGCTCGGCCAGCATCTCTGCACGCGGCACTACCGGGATGCGCTGCTCCAGCGCCACGGCCACTTCCGGGTTCGACTCGTTGACCGCGCTGGAAACCACCAGCACGTCGGAGCCGGTGACGTTGTCCGCCTGGTGGCCGATGAAAATCTGCGCGCCGAAGCTGGCCAGGCGCTCGGTGGTCGCCGAAGCCTTGAGGTCGGAACCGGACACTTCGTAGCCCAGGTTGAGCAGCACTTCGGCAATACCGCACATGCCGACACCGCCGATACCGACGAAATGGATACGGCGAATCCGACGCATACGCCGGACTTCCGCCTTGACCGCCGCAGGAGACTTAGCCATTGGCCACCTCCAGGCAGATGTCCACTACATTCGCTGTCGCATCGGGCTTTGCGAGTCGCCGTGCGCTGGCGCCCATTGCCTCTAATCGTTCGGGTTGCATCATGACCTCGGTAAGCTGCTCGGCCAGTCGGGCCGCATCAGTCTTGGCTTGCGGCAGAAGGAAGGCTGCGCCCTCCTTCGCCAGATATTCGGCATTGCGCGTCTGGTGATCGTCGATGGCATGCGGCAGCGGCACCAGGAACGACGGCAGGCCGGCAGCCGCCAGTTCACTGACCGTCAGGGCGCCGGCGCGGCAGATCACCAGATCGGCCCAGGCGTAGGCCTTGGCCATGTCATGGATGAAAGGCTCCACACCGGCCTCTACCTGTACCGCCGCATAACGCTCGCGGGTGACCTCGGCGTGCTGTTTGCCAGCCTGGTGGAACACTTCCGGGCGCAGCTCCGGCGCGACCTGCGCCAGGGCTTGCGGCAGCAGCTTGTTCAGCGGCTCGGCGCCCAGGCTGCCACCCAGCACCAACAGGCGTGCCCGACGTCCGGCCAGCGCGGCCCTCGGGGCGTCGGTGAACAGTTCGCGGCGCACCGGGTTGCCGGTCGTGCGGCGCTTGTCGCTGGCAGCGAACGTCTCGGGGAATGCTTCGCAGACCCGCTGGGCAAAGGTGGACAACGCCCGGTTGGCGGTACCGGCCACAGCGTTCTGCTCATGGATGACCAGCGGGATACCCGCCAGCTTCGCTGCCAGGCCGCCAGGCCCGGTGACATAGCCACCCAGGCCGAGTACGCAGACCGGACGCACTTCACGAATCACGCGACGCGCCTGCAACAGCGAGCGCAGCAGTTGCAGCGGCGCTTTCAGCAGCGACAACACGCCTTTACCGCGCAGCCCGCTGATTTCAATCCGGTGCAGCGGCAGGCCGGCGGCGGGCACCAGCTCGTTCTCGATGCCACGGGGCGTCCCCAGCCAGTGCACGTCATAGCCACGCGCGCGGAACTCCGCCGCACAGGCCAGCGCCGGGAACACATGCCCGCCGGTGCCAGCGGCCATGATCAGGATGCTAGCGGCCATGGTTCACCTCCCGCGTGGAAGGCGCCGATGCCGGCTCCTGGAAGTCTTCTTCGTCGAAATCTGCCTCGGCACTGCCGAAGGAGTGACGGGCCTCCCATTCGATCCGCAGCAGCAACGCCATGCTGGCGCAGGTCACCACCAGCGAACTACCGCCATAGCTGAGGAACGGCAGGGTCAGGCCCTTGGTCGGCAGCAAGCCGGTATTCACACCGATATTGATCAGGAATTGCCCCAGCCACAGGAAAGCCAGCCCCCAGGCGACGTAGGCGGAGAAGAAGTGCTTGGCCCGCTCAGCCTGCAGACCGATATACAGCGCACGCACGCCGACGAAGGCAAACAGGCAGACCGTTGCCAGCGCCCCGACCATGCCCAGCTCCTCGGCCAATACCGAGAACACGAAATCGGTGTGCGCCTCCGGCAGGTAGAATTGCTTCTGCACACTGTTGCCCAGGCCGACACCAAGCCACTCGCCGCGTCCAAAGGCAATCAGTGCCTGGGTCAATTGATAACCGGAACCGTACTGGTCTGCCCAGGGATCGGTGAACGCGATCAGCCGTTGCAAACGATACTCCTGGGTCTGCACCAGCACGTAGACGGCGCCCACGCCCAGGGCGACCAGCAGGCTGAAACGCAACAGCCCGACACCGCCAAGGAACAGCATGGCCACTGCCGAGCCCATCATCACCACGGTGGCACCGAAGTCAGGCTCCAGCATCAGCAGGCCGGCCATCGGCAGCAACACCAGGAACGGCTTGAGGAAGCCCCAGGTACTTTCACGCACTTCTTTCTGCCGCCGAACCAGGTAGCCGGCGAGATAGACCACGACGAAAACCTTGGCCAGCTCCGATGGCTGAACGTTGAACGCGCCGAAACCGATCCAGCGAATGGAGCCGTTCACTTCACGCCCGATGCCCGGCACCAGTACCAGTACCAGCAGAGCGAACCCCATCAACAGCAGCACCCAGTCGAAGCGCTGCAAGGTGGCAATCGGCACCAGCAGCGTCATCGCGGCGGCGACCAGCCCAAGGGCCACATAAACCAGGTGGCGACTCATGTGGTACAGCGCATTGCCCGAGTTGACCGAGGCCACTTCCGAGGAGGCCGAGGTGATCATCACCAGCCCGAGCCCGAGCAGCGCCAGGCAACCGGCGAGCATGGGGAAGTCGACATCCAGGCCACGACGGCCGAACAGTGGGGACGGGGCACTGCGCAGGAAGGCCAGCATCAGCTCAACCCTCCTACCGCGGCGGCGAACAGACGCCCGCGCTCTTCAAAATTCTTGAACATATCCAGGCTGGCGCACGCGGGCGACAGCAGCACCGAATCCCCCGGCAGCGCCACGGCAGCCGCCTGGGCGACCGCATCGTCCAGGCTCTCGACCCGAATCAACGGCAACGCACCGTCCAGCGTCTCGGCCAGCAGCCCGGCATCACGTCCGAGCAACACCACCGCACGGCAATGGCGGGCCACCGGCTCGCGTAGCGCGGAGAAGTCGGCACCCTTGCCATCGCCACCGGCGATCAGCACCAGCTTGCCGTCGATATCCGCACCCAGACCCTCGATCGCGGCCAGGGCGGCGCCGACGTTGGTGGCCTTGGAGTCGTCGTAATAAGCCACGCCGGCATGCTCACCGACCCACTGGCAACGGTGCGGCAAGCCGGCAAAGGTGCGCAGCGTCTGCAGCATGGCCTCGAACGGCAGCCCCACCGCATGCCCCAGGGCCAGCGCGGCCAGGGCATTGGACTGGTTGTGCGAACCGCGGATCTTCAATTCGCTTACCGGCAACAGCGGCTCGAACTGGAAGGCCAGCCACTTGCAGCCGTCGACGTCGAGCAGACCGAAACCGTTGAAATCGGCACGGCCCAGGCCGAAGCTCCAGACTTTCACATCGTCGACCAGCAGCGGACGGCTCAGGGCATCATCACGGTTCACCAGCACCTGGCGCGCGCCACGGAAGACCCGGTGCTTGGCCAGGTGATAGGCCGGCAGGCCGCTGTAGCGGTCCATGTGGTCTTCGCTGACATTGAGGCAGGTGGCCACTTCGGCGCCCAGGCGATCCGTGGTTTCCAACTGGAAGCTGGAGAGTTCCAGCACATAAAGCTGTACGTCATCGGCCAGCAGGTCGAGGGCCGGCGTACCCAGGTTACCGCCGACGGCCACCTTGAGCCCCGCCTGCGCCGCCATCTCGCCGACCAGCGTGGTCACCGTGCTCTTGGCGTTGGAGCCGGTGATGGCGACGATCGGTGCCTTCGCCTCACGCGCGAACAGTTCGATATCCCCCGACAGCCGCACACCGCATTCGGCGGCACGCCGCAGGGCCGGCGTGCTCAGCGCCACGCCAGGGCTGACCAGCAGTTCGGCGGCGCGGCAGAGGAAGTCCACCTCCAACTCGCCACAACGCACTTCGACGTCCGGGTATTGCTCGCGCAGCCTCGCCAGTTCCGGCGGGTTCGCGCGCGTGTCGACCACGGCAAAGGCAATGCCCCGGCTCGCCAGGTGGCGAACCAGGGACATGCCGCTCTTGCCGAGGCCGACAACGATGCGGAACTGGTCGGAGGCTATCAACACAATCAATTACCTCAGTTTCAACGTGGCAAGGCCGATCAGCACCAGAATCACGGTGATGATCCAGAAACGTACGATGACCCGTGGTTCGGGCCAGCCCTTGAGTTCGAAATGGTGGTGAATCGGCGCCATGCGGAACACGCGCTTGCCGGTCAGCTTGAACGAGGCGACCTGGATCACCACCGACAGGGTTTCCATGACGAACACGCCGCCCATGATGAACAGCACCACTTCCTGGCGAACGATCACTGCAATCGTGCCCAGCGCGGCGCCCAGCGCCAGCGCACCCACGTCGCCCATGAAGACTTGCGCCGGGTAGGTGTTGAACCAGAGGAAGCCCAGGCCGGCGCCGATCAGCGCGCCGCAGAACACGATCAGCTCGCCGGCACCCGGTACGTAGGGAATCAACAGGTACTCGGCGAAATTGACGTTGCCCGACAGGTAGCAAAAGATTCCGAGCGCACCGCCGACCATCACGGTCGGCATGATCGCCAGGCCGTCCAGGCCATCGGTCAGGTTTACCGCGTTGCTCGAGCCGACGATGACGAAATAGGTCAGCACCACGAAGCCGATGCCCAACGGGATCTCGATGTTCTTCAACAACGGCAGGAACAGCGTGGTTTCCACCGGCGTCTGCGCGGTCATATAAAGGAAGACCGCCGCGCCCAGGCCGAACACCGATTGCCAGAAGTACTTCCAGCGGCTCGGCAAGCCACGGGAATTCTTTTCGATCACCTTGCGGTAGTCGTCGACCCAACCGATGGCACCAAACAGGAATGTCACCAGCAGCACGGTCCAGACGTAACGGTTGCTCAGGTCGGCCCACAGCAGAGTGCTGATGCCGATGGCGCTGAGGATCAGCGCGCCGCCCATGGTCGGCGTGCCCTTCTTCGACAGGTGCGATTGCGGGCCATCGTCACGCACGGCCTGGCCGATCTGGCGCAGTTGCAGGGTACGGATCAGCTTGGGGCCCATCCACAGCGACAACACCAGCGCCGTGAGCACGCCAAGGATTCCGCGCAGGCTCAGGTATTGGAAGACTGCGAAGCCCTTGTGGAATTGTTGCAAATACTCAGCGAGCAACAGCAGCATCAATGTTTCTCCGTGGCAGTTTCTGCCAGTGCGTCGACGATCTTGTCCATCGCCGCACTGCGTGAGCCTTTTATAAGAATCGTCGTGTTGGCGGCGTTTTCGGTGCGCAAGGCCTCGATCAGGAAGGCCTGCTCGGCAAAATGCACCCCGCCCAGGCCATAGGCCGATACCGCGTTCTCCATCAGCGGGCCGACGGCATAGAGCGCATCGACCTTGCCGCGCGCATAGGCGCCCACTTCTTCATGTGCCTGTACGGCCCACGCGCCCAGTTCGCCCATGTCACCCAGCACCAGCACGCGCCGCCCGGCGAAACCGGATA is part of the Pseudomonas sp. ABC1 genome and encodes:
- the mraY gene encoding phospho-N-acetylmuramoyl-pentapeptide-transferase, which gives rise to MLLLLAEYLQQFHKGFAVFQYLSLRGILGVLTALVLSLWMGPKLIRTLQLRQIGQAVRDDGPQSHLSKKGTPTMGGALILSAIGISTLLWADLSNRYVWTVLLVTFLFGAIGWVDDYRKVIEKNSRGLPSRWKYFWQSVFGLGAAVFLYMTAQTPVETTLFLPLLKNIEIPLGIGFVVLTYFVIVGSSNAVNLTDGLDGLAIMPTVMVGGALGIFCYLSGNVNFAEYLLIPYVPGAGELIVFCGALIGAGLGFLWFNTYPAQVFMGDVGALALGAALGTIAVIVRQEVVLFIMGGVFVMETLSVVIQVASFKLTGKRVFRMAPIHHHFELKGWPEPRVIVRFWIITVILVLIGLATLKLR
- the murD gene encoding UDP-N-acetylmuramoyl-L-alanine--D-glutamate ligase, yielding MVLIASDQFRIVVGLGKSGMSLVRHLASRGIAFAVVDTRANPPELARLREQYPDVEVRCGELEVDFLCRAAELLVSPGVALSTPALRRAAECGVRLSGDIELFAREAKAPIVAITGSNAKSTVTTLVGEMAAQAGLKVAVGGNLGTPALDLLADDVQLYVLELSSFQLETTDRLGAEVATCLNVSEDHMDRYSGLPAYHLAKHRVFRGARQVLVNRDDALSRPLLVDDVKVWSFGLGRADFNGFGLLDVDGCKWLAFQFEPLLPVSELKIRGSHNQSNALAALALGHAVGLPFEAMLQTLRTFAGLPHRCQWVGEHAGVAYYDDSKATNVGAALAAIEGLGADIDGKLVLIAGGDGKGADFSALREPVARHCRAVVLLGRDAGLLAETLDGALPLIRVESLDDAVAQAAAVALPGDSVLLSPACASLDMFKNFEERGRLFAAAVGGLS